The Phragmites australis chromosome 15, lpPhrAust1.1, whole genome shotgun sequence genome window below encodes:
- the LOC133893168 gene encoding thaumatin-like protein 1, with protein MAMAGGVLDLLLLAFSAFQLRSHGATAVKFTFLNNCPETVWPATLTSGGRPSFPTTGFVLAPGASLSFAGVGATWSGRVWSRYRCTTSGARFSCESGDCGTGQVECNGAGGAPPATLAEFTLGGGAGAVTDFYDVSNVDGFNLPVEIEPAGGRCQSSSCPADINRVCPSELAVRATSPLSSARNGSGGGAVAAVVGCKSACLAFGTDEYCCRGRFASPATCEPSRYSRLFKSQCPQAYSYAFDDGSSTFTCNGTVDYQVTFCPGPGSRIQAVPLPPKGNSL; from the exons ATGGCCATGGCCGGAGGTGTGCTCGATCTTCTACTGCTCGCCTTCTCCGCCTTCCAGCTCAGATCACATG GTGCGACGGCAGTGAAGTTCACCTTCCTCAACAACTGCCCGGAAACCGTCTGGCCGGCGACACTGACCTCCGGAGGCCGCCCGTCGTTTCCGACAACCGGTTTCGTCCTGGCACCGGGGGCCTCCCTCTCCTTCGCCGGCGTGGGTGCCACGTGGTCGGGCCGGGTGTGGAGCCGCTACCGGTGCACCACCTCCGGCGCGCGCTTCTCCTGCGAGTCCGGCGACTGCGGGACGGGCCAGGTCGAGTGCAACGGCGCCGGCGGCGCCCCGCCGGCCACTCTGGCCGAGTTCaccctcggcggcggcgccggcgccgtcaCGGACTTCTACGACGTGAGCAACGTCGACGGCTTCAACCTGCCCGTGGAGATCGAGCCAGCCGGGGGGCGCTGCCAGAGTTCGTCGTGCCCGGCGGACATCAACCGGGTGTGCCCAAGCGAGCTGGCGGTGAGAGCAACATCTCCGTTGTCATCGGCCAGGAacgggagcggcggcggtgccgtGGCCGCGGTGGTGGGATGCAAGAGCGCGTGCCTGGCATTCGGGACGGACGAGTACTGCTGCCGCGGGCGGTTCGCGTCGCCGGCGACGTGCGAGCCGAGCAGGTACTCGAGGCTGTTCAAGTCACAGTGCCCGCAGGCGTACAGCTACGCGTTCGACGACGGGAGCAGCACCTTCACCTGCAACGGCACCGTGGACTACCAGGTCACATTCTGCCCCGGCCCCGGTTCGAGAATCCAGGCCGTGCCACTGCCGCCCAAGGGGAACAGCTTATAA